CCTCAACTCCCAATTGGTTGGTTGGGCGCAAAAGCCCCTGCCAAACGGGAGGATGGAGCTGAGGGACATATACCTTATCCCAGGAGGTAGCCTATGTTCTACATAGGTATCGATGTCGCCAAAAATTCCTTCCAGTTCTGTATCCTTCACCCACAAAAGGGAAAGCTCGTATCCAAAAACCTCCCCATGTCTTCCAAAGGCTTCGAAGACTTCCTCCAAACTCTCTCCGCCTATACCCCAAACCATATCGTCCTTGAATCCTCCGGACGCTTCCACCTCCCTCTCCTCGCCTTCCTCCTGGACCAGGACTTCCGGGTATCCCTCCTCAACCCTAAAATGGTTCATCACTTCGTCCGGTTCGTCTCCGCTAACAACCCCTCTAAGTCCGATAAAAAAGACGCCTTCCTCCTGGCGCTCTTTGCCCTCTCCAATCCCCACCTCCTTAAACCAGCTACCCTCCCCTCCGAAACCAAACTCCTGGCCCGACAAATCCAAAAACTCAAACAGGAAATCGCCGAGGCCAAAACCCAAATCAAACACTCCCTCGCCGCCCTTTTCCCCGAAGCCGAAAAACACTTCAATGTCTTCTCTCGGGCCTTCCTTGAAATCCTCAGCCGCTACCCCTCCGCTAAAAGAATTGCCAAAGCCGGTTGGGGAAAAATAGACTATATCCTCTCCCGACTGCCGGGCCGTAAACCTTCCTTCTCCGCTCAAGACCTCGTGCAGGTGGCCCAAAACTCGGTGGGGATCTCTCATAAAGGCCTGGAAAAAATCCTCCAAATTTACATCCAAAAGATCTTCTTCCTCCAATCCATGATCGAAAAACTGGAAAAAGACCTCCAGACGGAGATCGAAACTACCATGAAAACTCAGCTGGAATGCCTCTCCTCCATAAAAGGCATCTCCCGCGACCTCGCCTCCAGGTTCCTGGCCGAAGTCGAAAACATAAAACGCTTCAGTAACGCCAAAAAACTGATCAAATATGCCGGAACAGATCCCGTGGTCAAACAATCCGGAAAATGGAAGGTCCGTATGAACATCTCCAAACAGGGAAATCCTTACCTTCGAAATATCCTCTTCCAGATGGCCGTAGGAACGGTCAAGTGGGAGAAAACTTTTCAGCATTACTTCCGAAGGAAATACACCCAGTTCAGAAGCTATAAAAAAGCCATGATAGCCGTAGTTAACAAACTGATCCGGGTAATCTATGCCCTCTCTACTCGTAATCAATTCTTCGATCCTTCTAAACTTGCTCCTGCGGGGGTGCCCCATGCCTAGCTATCAATTCCTGATAGTTGACTCCTGTATTTAATTTAATAAAAAATTATAGTACCTTTTTATGGAAGGCAAGGATTTTCCGGGCACGGAACGCTAAAGGAGTAATATTCCAGAAGATAAGGGCCGGAGAGGGCGGAATCCCGAACGGGAGAGATTAACACGAACGGGTAATACCTTCCGGGCGGAACTTCCTCCACCGGGATTCTTTCCGAAAGGAACACCTCCCGGGCCTCTCCGGGGTTCCAGCGGTACGGGTGAAGCGGTAAACTGTCCGACGCGTCCCGGACGGAAGGACCGTTCCCCGAAAACCATAAGATTTTCCCCCCGGGGAGGACGACGCCGGCCCACACGCAGGCTTCCCTGTCCGGGGCCGGAAGGTTCAGGACCAATCGGAGGATCTCGCCGGGTTTCCCGCATCCATCCCGGGAGGCTTCTCCCAGGCGAAAGAGGCTTCCTTCCGTGTCCTGGGGAACTATCCATCGCGTGTATGTTTCATTCTCAGGAATGTGCAGAGCTGTTTTGCGACACAGATTGTCCGCGGGGGCCGAGGGTATCGATTCTATGACGCAGATATCCCCGCCCCGGCTCTCCAGGCGAACGGGAAGGGCAACGGGACGATAACACAGGGCGTTTTCCCCGGAAGAGACCCTCTCAAGCCCCTTAAGGGTCTTTAGCCCCAAGGATCCCCACACGCAAACGGTATCGGGGGGAAAGGGGTCCGGGCCCATGTCGGCATAGCGATAGACATAGGCCCGCAGGCGCACATACCTTACCGGAGGGGAGCCGTAAAGACGACGCAACACCTCCAGGTCGGAGCGAGAGGGCAGGGTGGTGCCGTATTCGTAATAGTTCATGATGGAGGGGGTATGGGGTTCCCTGTGGTCGAAGGGATGATCCAGGCCCAGAGCGTGTCCTATTTCGTGGGCCACCACCGCCAGCGCCAGTTCGAAGGGATAGGCAGGCACCGAGGGATCTATGAAAACGGCGGAAAAAAGTTTGTAAATGGATAGGGGATTCACCGCGTAGTAGGAATGCGTGACCCCCGCGCTGTCCGGATCCAGACACCCTTCGGTGCCGGGGACGGCCAGCGCGGTCACATAGATGCCCGGAGGAACGGTCTCGCTCTCCCCCTCTCCGCAGTCGTTCGCCAGAAAGGACAGATCCCTCCGTCCGGCATAGACCAGATTTACGGCCCCGAGGCTATTCCACAAATCGAGGGCTTCGATCAAGAGACGCTCCATCTCGGGGGCATCCCTTCGATCCAGAAAGACCGGAACCTCCACTCCCGGCCTCCAGCGTACGGTTACTCCGGATATCCTTTCCGTGTAACGGTAAGGGGGAACGGCTTCCGACAGGGGCTCTCCGGAGAACCGGTTTCCGAAAGGCAGTATATGCTGGTGCAGATCCCCGGCCGAACCTTCTATCGCCCCCAGAACCAGAAAGACGAAGAGAAAAAGGGAGAACCGTATCACATGACCACCTTATCCGAAAAACTCCGTCTTCGCCATACGGTCGTATCCTTTCAAGGACACCTTAACCCGCTTTCTGGAGAACGGCGTTAAATTTTACATAAGATTTATTATCGGAAATCGAGGACGGAACGGCAGGGGATGCGCCAGGCGTCCAGTTCTTGTCTCTTGCGAAGGGCCGAGAAACCCAGTTCGGCGGCCTCGGCACAGAATTCCTCCGGAGACAGGTTGTATTCCACGGCGAAAACGGCCTTTCCCCGCCGAACGAATACCCGATAGGCCTCACACTCCCCGTATTCGAAGCATTCCTCCACCAGCGCCCAGTCGAAGAAGAGCTCGAGCTCCTCGGCCTGTTCCGGATCGTTCTTTAATCCGATAGAAAGTCCCCGTTTGTGGGCTTCCAGGGAGAGCCACACATTGTAGCGGAGTTGATCCCCGTAGGTGATCGGAAATCCGGTATCGTGCAGATACCCATCCACATCATCCGGCTCCACGCCGTCGCAGCCCTTCCTTACGGCAAGATCCAGACGCGCCCTCACAATGGGGGCCAGAAGGTCGAGCCGCCTTATGTCCAGCCACCTTTCTTCGGGCCAGTCCTCGAGGGGATTCCCGATTATCTCCTCCGGGAAGGCGTCCGCGTCCGGACGCCAGGGCTCGAGGCTTCCCGCGCTGAAGTAGCAAATGACCTTTCGGCCGCGCCGTTTGAGCTCGGCGATCGTCTCCGGCGGCGTTTCAAAAAGATCCACATCGAACACTTCGGCCTCCACTGAGACATCCACTGGCTGGGTGAGCTGCCACTGCCAGCTTGTGCCCGGAGCCGGCCTCCAGGGCATTCTCACCCGGAAGTGCTCCACATTAGAAAAACGACCGTTTCCCTCCTCCGCCACCGCCACATAAAGGGCTACATCCTCCGGAAGCTCCACGGAAATCTCCACCGTCTCCCCCAGAAAAACGCTTTCAATGGGATGGGGATCAGGATAAGGCGCGTAGTAGAGCCGATACGCTTTATTTCCGGAAAGGCCTCCCCACCTCGCGAAAAACCCGCCGGCCGTCGGTCCATAGACGCAACCAGAGGGGAGCTCCCTCGCAGGCCCCCTCGTAGGCTACCGGGACCCCGGCCATGGCTGCAAAACAGGCGTTGGAATAGCGCCCGTCGCATCCGCACACGGGCCGATACACCTCCGGACAAAAGTCCGGACGGGCCGTGCACTTCCCCACCACCAGATCACATTTCTCTCGGAAACAGTAGCTTCCCGGACCGCATTCGGTACCCGTAATACAGAAAGGAGCCTCCTCTCCATGCCCCCCGCCCGTCCATAAAAAGAGAGTCAGCAAGACGAGACCGGCTACTATACCTGTGCCGCGCCCGGAACTCTTCATGGCTGAACGCTGAAGATAGCGCTGAGAAGAGTGGCCATTATGGAGCCGATGAAAAGCCCAAAAAACAATATGGTGGCCGGTTCGAGCCCCCTGAGGAAACGGGTCACCGTCGTTCGGAAACGCTCCTCACACACGGCGGCCACCTGAAAGCAGGCTTCGGGTAAAGCCCCGCTTTCCTCCCCCACAGCCAAGAAATCACGCACCAGGGAGGCCTCCTGCGGAAGATCAAGCAACACTAATCTTAAAGGATAACCCGTCCTCATCCTTTCCGCCATATCCTCCAGGGCTTCCTTCATTAAGTGTAGCGTGGTGATCCGGGCTCCCTGCTGAAAACTTGCCGGCAGGGACAATCCCCCCTTCAACATAAGCCCTATTGCGCGAAAAATCCGTGCCAGTTCCGCCCACACCAGCACCTTGCCCACCCAGGGCATTCGGATCAATCTCCTTTCCAGCCACAGACGCTGCTCCTCACCTCTTAGCCATCGCAGTCCCACCAGCACGCCTCCTCCGAGACCGAGAAGAACATAGGCCCCGTAGTCCCGCCAGAAAAGACCGGCCTTTAGAAGATATAGGGTAAAACGGGGAGGTGACACCCCGAAATCCTCAAAGATGGAAGCAAACCGGGGCAGGATATAGACTAGAATGGTCTGGACCGCTATTAAGCCGAAAAAGAGCAAAAAGGATGGATAAAGCAGACTGGAGATCAGTTCGGAGCGGAAGCGCTGTCGCTCCCTGAGGTATTGTTCGAGAGAATCGAGGATGTTAGGTAGTTGACCGGAAAGTTCACCGGCCCGGATCAGCTGCACATAAAAAGCGGGAAAGTCCTCTTCCTCGGCCAAGGCCCCGGAAAGGCTCTGCCCCTCCTTCAGACGACTTCTCAAGCGACCCGCGAGCTGGACCAGACGATGACCGGCCGTAGCACTCAGGATTTTTTCCATAAAAGAAAGGGCCCGGTCCAGAGGAAGTCCCCCTTTTACCAGACGCGAGAGCTGTTCA
The nucleotide sequence above comes from Thermosulfurimonas sp. F29. Encoded proteins:
- a CDS encoding IS110 family transposase, with amino-acid sequence MFYIGIDVAKNSFQFCILHPQKGKLVSKNLPMSSKGFEDFLQTLSAYTPNHIVLESSGRFHLPLLAFLLDQDFRVSLLNPKMVHHFVRFVSANNPSKSDKKDAFLLALFALSNPHLLKPATLPSETKLLARQIQKLKQEIAEAKTQIKHSLAALFPEAEKHFNVFSRAFLEILSRYPSAKRIAKAGWGKIDYILSRLPGRKPSFSAQDLVQVAQNSVGISHKGLEKILQIYIQKIFFLQSMIEKLEKDLQTEIETTMKTQLECLSSIKGISRDLASRFLAEVENIKRFSNAKKLIKYAGTDPVVKQSGKWKVRMNISKQGNPYLRNILFQMAVGTVKWEKTFQHYFRRKYTQFRSYKKAMIAVVNKLIRVIYALSTRNQFFDPSKLAPAGVPHA
- a CDS encoding matrixin family metalloprotease, with the protein product MIRFSLFLFVFLVLGAIEGSAGDLHQHILPFGNRFSGEPLSEAVPPYRYTERISGVTVRWRPGVEVPVFLDRRDAPEMERLLIEALDLWNSLGAVNLVYAGRRDLSFLANDCGEGESETVPPGIYVTALAVPGTEGCLDPDSAGVTHSYYAVNPLSIYKLFSAVFIDPSVPAYPFELALAVVAHEIGHALGLDHPFDHREPHTPSIMNYYEYGTTLPSRSDLEVLRRLYGSPPVRYVRLRAYVYRYADMGPDPFPPDTVCVWGSLGLKTLKGLERVSSGENALCYRPVALPVRLESRGGDICVIESIPSAPADNLCRKTALHIPENETYTRWIVPQDTEGSLFRLGEASRDGCGKPGEILRLVLNLPAPDREACVWAGVVLPGGKILWFSGNGPSVRDASDSLPLHPYRWNPGEAREVFLSERIPVEEVPPGRYYPFVLISPVRDSALSGPYLLEYYSFSVPCPENPCLP
- a CDS encoding endo alpha-1,4 polygalactosaminidase, giving the protein MEISVELPEDVALYVAVAEEGNGRFSNVEHFRVRMPWRPAPGTSWQWQLTQPVDVSVEAEVFDVDLFETPPETIAELKRRGRKVICYFSAGSLEPWRPDADAFPEEIIGNPLEDWPEERWLDIRRLDLLAPIVRARLDLAVRKGCDGVEPDDVDGYLHDTGFPITYGDQLRYNVWLSLEAHKRGLSIGLKNDPEQAEELELFFDWALVEECFEYGECEAYRVFVRRGKAVFAVEYNLSPEEFCAEAAELGFSALRKRQELDAWRIPCRSVLDFR
- a CDS encoding type II secretion system F family protein, encoding MKYRYLALREGREEKGWLEARDLQAALQSLRDRGLIPIEVEPYRRKSLLPRRKLGEEEILLFTEQLSRLVKGGLPLDRALSFMEKILSATAGHRLVQLAGRLRSRLKEGQSLSGALAEEEDFPAFYVQLIRAGELSGQLPNILDSLEQYLRERQRFRSELISSLLYPSFLLFFGLIAVQTILVYILPRFASIFEDFGVSPPRFTLYLLKAGLFWRDYGAYVLLGLGGGVLVGLRWLRGEEQRLWLERRLIRMPWVGKVLVWAELARIFRAIGLMLKGGLSLPASFQQGARITTLHLMKEALEDMAERMRTGYPLRLVLLDLPQEASLVRDFLAVGEESGALPEACFQVAAVCEERFRTTVTRFLRGLEPATILFFGLFIGSIMATLLSAIFSVQP